ATGCTTGTTAGTGCTATTCTATACAATAGATAAGTGAAATCGTCTGTTTCAATGCAGTCTTTTTTCGCTAGAAGATCTTTAGTTATGCTAAAATTGTTAATATATACTAGGTTTTCATCAAGATAACAAGGAGAAGTACACATTGAGTATGATTGAGCTTTTACCGGAACCCAATAATTTAAAGAAAAACATGAAAATTCTTGCATCTTTAAATATTGTATGTTGTCCAGAAGAATGGCTTCGGTTACCATAGTTTTATTCCAGAATCAGATGATAATGTTTCCATAGCATCCATCGATAATGGGTCAGGCGATCATTTGTTTATTATATTTGCGCCTCAAGGAACGATAATCAAAGGTTTTGATCATGAGTCTGAAGTAAGTCCATATGCGCAGGACGAACATGAAGTTTGGCCAGGGATCTATGAAGAAGTCCCAACCTCATTATTGTCTTTACTGGAAGATGAGGCGATAGCTAAGGAAGATGTTACTTTTTGCTTTTGGTATGAAAATAATGACTCGATGTGGCAGCAAGGGAAGGTAGAAATTCCTGATGGAGCAGAAGATGGTTCGGACTTTTTGATAGGGACTATTTTCCGTACAGCTGAGGATTTTGTGGAATTTGCAGAAGGTTATTTTGAACTCACCCTACCCATAGAGATTGTTGCGAAGATTTATGAGGGCGCAGCCATTACGAGAGAGATGATCAAAGCAATAAATCCTGATAGCGACGTAGAGAAAGTTTTTCAGGAGTTAGAGGGGATAGACTGATGGGTAATTATCGATTATGAACAAAAGGAGGAGCATAATGGAGCTTCACATAGATAAGACGAGTACTGATGCTGCAACTGATATATTAAACTGGCGATATGATCCACCCTATGATTTTTACAATAATGAACAATCTTCTGAAGCGATTAGTGAAATGCTTGCAGAATCATATTTTTCCGTATTTGATGAAAATAAAGAGTTGGTAGGGTTCTTCTGTGCAGGAAGCTCAGCGCAGGTTCCAAATGAGTCATATACGTATTCTCAGAGGTTTATAGATATTGGCATAGGGATGAGACCAGAGTTTACAGGGCAGGGAAATGGGACTCTATTTTTCACAGCTGTTCTAAGCCAAATTGATACAATGTTCGAGAAAAGATCAAAACGTCTGACCGTGGCAAAGTTTAATGATAGGGCGATACGATTGTATGAAAAATTGGGATTTAGCCGGGAAGCTGAATTCGTTAAAGGGAGTACTGTGTTTATTGTTATGGTTAAAGTTGAAGTTTGATATCGGACCATTATATTTTAAATGGGATAACAATTTCCGATTACTGGAGAGTAAGCTAATGTGTGACGATAGTTCAATAAATAAAGGGCTGCCGATAGGCAGTCCTTTATTTATGTGCGCCCAGCATGGGCGCTATCTATAGGGTTGAAGTCCCGAATGGCGAAGGCAGTAGTAGCCATTAGCCTAAGGCAAGGGTGTCCATCGCGAGGTGGAATCTGAAGGAAGCCAGCGGCAAATCTCCGGTCTGAGGAACACGAACTTCATACAAGGCTAACGTAGGCTGGATGAGGTTGCATAACAAACCAAAGTCCATACTGTCAAAGGCATACGAGAGTAAATGAAGCAGATAGATGGAGAGGAAGATAGCGTTCTTACCTGGGGAGATCTGTGCGGTAGGCGAAGTCAATTCGTAACCCTGTTTGTGAAAGTAGGCTGAACGCACAGAAGTCAGCAGACGCCATAGTACGCAAGCTGTTGCAACAGCTGCGGAAGGGCTGAACATGAAATAGGTATTTGTACATCCAGGCGTTCAGAGTGGGTAATGAAAGCAGAAAAAAAAACCGAAAGGACCTAACTGAAGAAGGAAGCGGTGAATCCCGTGAGGAGCTTCGGCAGGGCAGAATTCATTCTCTGGCACAAGAGGAAGGTATAAATCACGTAAAGAGAGGTAAAAAAAATGTTGGAGCAACTGCTGTCACGGGAAAATCTTCTGCAAGCCTTAAAGCGTGTTGAAGCGAATAAAGGAAGTTATGGCGTAGATGGGATGTCCGTAAAATCCTTACGAGAACACATCGTACAAAACTGGCAAACCTTGCGGCAAGCGATAGAAGAAGGAATCTATGAACCGAGCCCCGTACGCCGAGTCGAAATCCCGAAACCCGGTGGCGGAGGCGTTAGGTTATTAGGAATACCTACCGTGACAGATCGAATGATTCAACAAGCAATCGCTCAGGTACTAACTCCGTTGTTCGATCCAGAGTTTTCCGACCACAGTTATGGATTTCGTCCGAGAAGGCGAGGACATGATGCGGTAAAGAAAGCTAGAGCATTCATGAAAGAAGGCTATCGATTCGTAGTCGACCTGGACTTGGAGAAATTCTTTGATCGCGTCAACCATGACCGACTGATGATGAAGATTTCGGCTAAAGTGAAGGACAAGAAAGTTCTCCTGCTGATTCGTAAATATCTTCAGTCAGGTGTGATGGAGAACGGGCTAGTAAATACGACAACAGAAGGGACACCGCAAGGTGGTCCACTCAGTCCGTTGTTATCTAACATCGTTTTGGACGAGCTCGACAAGGAACTCGAGAAACGTGGACACCGCTTCGTCCGTTATGCGGACGACTGTAACATCTATGTGAAAACACCAAGAGCAGGAGAGCGAGTGAAGGCATCCGTCATCAGATTCATTGAGACAAGACTAAAACTAAAGGTGAACCAAGCGAAGAGTGCGGTGGACCGCCCATGGAGACGGAAATTTCTTGGGTTTAGCTTTAGTAGTGATAAAGAGCCCAAGGTGAGGATAGCAAAACAGTCCTTGCAGAAAGCGAAGGCTCGAATTCGGGAGATAACGTCCCGGAAGAAAGCGATGCGAATGGAAGAACGAATCCAGGAGCTCAATCGATACTTGATGGGATGGCACGGATATTTCTCGCTGGCGGATACGCCAAGTGCCTTTAAAGCGATGGATATGTGGATTCGAAGGAGATTGCGAATGTGTCTCTGGAAGCAATGGAAGAACCCGAGAACCAAAGTCAAAAGGCTTATATCCTTAGGCGTGCCTAAGGATATAGCTTATGAGTGGGGAAATACTCGGAAAGGATATTGGCGAATTGCAGGGAGTCCAATTCTGCAACGTGCATTGAATAACCAATATTGGGAATCCAATGGATTAAAGAGTGTATTGGACAGATACAACTTCTTACGGAATATTTCATGAACCGCCGTATACCGAACGGTACGTACGGTGGTGTGAGAGGCCGGGGGCTCGCCGCCCCCTCCTACTCGATTGACGGAAGTATTTCTTAATGAGGAGCAAAAACAGGAAATAAAAATAGAATAATTTCTCTTTATCAAAGGTTTATTTACATTTATGATTTTACTAAAGATAAAACCGAGAGGGATAAAAACTGTACATAATTCAAGCGATTTTAATAACTCTCGAAACAATTTTGTGAGTGTGAGTTAGGTTCTAGAGTAGGAATACTTGGAGTGGAAGTGTTATAAATGATGCTTTTCAAAGAGGGGAGTTCGTTATATGTTTGGAATTATGGCTATTTCCGGCCTGTCTTTTCTTCTAGTGGCGATGTTTACGCCGCTGTTGATCTGGACGCTACACAGGCTGGGGCTAACGCAGCCGATTCGCTCCGAGTTACCAGCGGATCATCAGGCCAAACGTGGTACACCGCTTATGGCAGGGTTGGTCCTACTTATTGGTATAGCGATCTCGTTGCAGTTTCATCCCGGATCTCTAATGTTACTCTTATGCGTCACGTTTTTGCTGTTCAGCTCGGTCGGATTTCTGGATGATTTCAAAAAGGCTTTTTGGCAAAATCCGTCCGGTATCACCGGCCGCTCAAAGCTAGTGTTACAATTTATTTTTACTGGAACCATTTTGTATGTGTTGTTCCATTCGTTCGGCCTGACGAGCGATATTGAGTTATTTCAAGGGCACAATCTGCAATTGCCATTGTACCTTTATGTCGGAATCATTTTGCTGTTTGTGGTGGGCTCTGCAAATGCCATCAATTTTACTGACGGTCTTGATGGGCTACTGATCAATGTGGCCATTCCAACGTATTTTTTCTTTTTTATGATTTCGGACAAACCTGAAGTGCAGACATTTTCCCTTGTCATGATTGGCTGTCTGCTTGGGCTTTTCCTTTATAATATTTATCCGGCAAGAGCGTTCATGGGCGATACAGGTTCACTGGCGATTGGTGGCTCGCTTTCCATTTTGGCTGTCATTGAGAAGGTCGAGCTTTTGCTTCCAATTTTGTTTTTTGTCTATTTTGCGGAGCAGTTGTCGGTCATTTTACAAGTTTGGTACTACAAACGAACAAAGCTGCGGCTGTTCCGAATGGCTCCGATCCATTTCCATTTCAGTTTAAAATACGGATGGAGCGAAAACAAAATCGTGATGATATTTGGTTTCATTTCGTGGATGTCCGTACTGCTTTGCTGGTTGATTTGGAAATATCTCATGCACTAAATAACTTTTATATTTACAAATCTATAAAAGTAGATATAATGAAACACATGGAACCTTTAGTGATATTTAAAGCTTTGTCTAACGAGACACGTAGTCAAATTATGATGTGGTTAAAAACTCCGGAGGAATTCTTTGATGAAAAGCCTTATTTACAACAAGGCCTAAGTTTTCGAATTGGTATATGCGTGGGAGATATTCAAGCTAAAGCGGGACTTGCACAGTCTGTTATCTCGAGCTATTTATTGACTATGCAAAAAGCTGGTTTGTTGGAATCTGAGCGAATTGGGAAATGGACGTACTATCGTCGGAATGAGAAGACAATTCAGGAGTTTTCCGAGTATATTAAACAGAAACTATAAATGAGAGGAGGGAAGACTTTTTTTTGATAATACATATCTACAAATCTATATATGTAAATATAAATGGAGGATTATTTTAAAAATGAAAAAGATTAACCCGTTGCTTATCATTATTCTGGCTTTAGGTGTATTTGGTATTATCACTACGGAAATGGGGATTATAGGTGTTCTACCGCAGATAACTCAAAAATTTAATATAACGACTTCACAGACTGGATGGCTTGTAAGTATATTTGCTTTAGTCGTTGCCATTTCTGGTCCATTTCTAACATTACTGGCTTCTGGTATTAATCGTAAAGTTATTCTATTAACGGCTGTACTTATTTTTGCAATTTCAAATGTTGTGTACGCTTATACAACTATGTTTGAAGTAATGCTGATTTTTCGTATTATCCCTGCTATTTTTCATCCTGTCTTTTTTTCAGTTGCTCTTGTTACCGCTGCTCAACTTGTCCCTCCAGAAAAGAGTACTAAAGCAGTTACAAAGGTTTTCGCCGGAATCACAGTCGGGTTTGCTTTTGGTGTGCCTTTGACTTCTTATCTCGCGGACAAAATATCATTAGAAATTGCTTTCCTGTTTGGTGCTGTTGTAAGTATAATTGCCTTTTTAGGGATATTCGCTTGGCTTCCTTCCATGCCTGTTAAAGAAAAAATGTCTTATGGCAAGCAGCTTGGTATATTACGAAAACCCCTATTATGGTTAAACATAGTGACAGTTATTTTTATCTTTGCAGCGATGTTTTCTGTATATAGTTACTTTGCTGAGTATCTTGGTCAAGTAACACATATGAATGGGTCATGGATTAGTATCATGTTAATGGCCTTTGGTATAGTCATGATTTTTGGGAATTTTTTATTTGGGGGCCTTTTACATAAAAGCATTCCAAAGACCGTCATCATGTTTCCTCTGTTATATGCGGTAACTTACTTATTCGTTTATTATCTTGGTTCTTATTTCATTCCAATGGTTGTTATCATCCTCATTTGGGGGGCAGTTCATTCCGGCGGGCTCATTGTCAGTCAAGCATGGTTAACGACTGAGGCGAAAGAGGCTCCCGAATTTGGTAACAGCTTGTTTATCTCATTCTCTAATCTTGGGATTACTATAGGGACTTCTATCGGTGGTTGGTTTATTTCTCATTCGGGTATACATGAACTCAACTGGATTGGACTTATGTTTTCACTGCTTGCTTTCTTAACGATCATAGTCAAAATTAAAATTTCTAAATCTAGCGTAGTCGAAGTAAATGTACATTAACGTGAAAAGATATTCATAAAACAGCGATAGCCAAGTATCTTATTTTTCTGGTACAAGGCTGTCGTGTTTTTCTATATTAAGTCTCTTGTCTTGTATTTTTCACTGTTTTGATTTATTTTAATTAGACCCCATGAAGCTTTTACATATGTTTAAGAAAGAGGTTTATCCATGAGTAAAATGTATCTAGTAAAAATCTGCTTAGCCATTACCCTCCTACTCGGAATAGCTACCGGTTGCACAATCACCGAGCCGTCTACTCCAGATCAAGCTCCATCAATAACAACAAGTCCAAGCCCTAAATCTGATGCTACCGCAAAGAATACAGAAGGGGACAACAGACGTTTATTAGATGCAAAGGTAACACGAGTAGTTGATGGTGACACCATGAAACTGACTATCGACGGTAAAAAAGAAACTATTCGTTTGTTACTAGTTGATACTCCTGAATCCGTTAATCCGAACATTCCTGAGCCACAGCCATTTTCGATAGAAGCCTCTAATTATGCCAAAAAGATGCTTACAGATAAAGATGTGCAAATTGAACTAGATGTATCAGAGCGGGATAAATATGGTCGTCTACTCTGTTATCTCTATATCGATGGCAAAATGTTTAATGAGCTACTGCTAGAGCAGGGTTATGCACGTGTGGCATATGTATTTGCACCTAATACGAAATACGTAGATCAATTTAGAGCTATTCAGGATAAAGCAAGAGAGCAAGGAATCGGCATCTGGAGTATTGAAAATTACGCGCAAAACAATGGTTTTCATGTACCCAAAACGAAATAAACATCTAGTAATCAGGATTTATAGAGCTACCATGAGGTAGCTTTTTTATTTGCTTTCGAATGGTATAATTGTAATATTGTGGTATGATTCCTGTGGTTATGCTAGGGGAGGATCAAAAAAAATAAGTCATTAAGAAAAAGGGTGCTGTTAAATGAGCAAATATATTATGGAGCTAAGAAAACTAGTAGGTTCGAGGCCGCTTATTATGGCAGGAGCTTGCGTTTTATTGTGTAACGAACAGCAATTACTATTACAACGCAGAACGGACAACGGTTGTTGGGGATTACCAGGTGGCTCGATGGAGCTTGGGGAGACTTTGGAAGAGGTTGCTAGAAGGGAGCTTTTTGAGGAGACAGGTTTACAAGCCAGAGGACTTGAATTGTTTG
The window above is part of the Paenibacillus sp. FSL K6-0276 genome. Proteins encoded here:
- a CDS encoding GNAT family N-acetyltransferase → MELHIDKTSTDAATDILNWRYDPPYDFYNNEQSSEAISEMLAESYFSVFDENKELVGFFCAGSSAQVPNESYTYSQRFIDIGIGMRPEFTGQGNGTLFFTAVLSQIDTMFEKRSKRLTVAKFNDRAIRLYEKLGFSREAEFVKGSTVFIVMVKVEV
- the ltrA gene encoding group II intron reverse transcriptase/maturase, with protein sequence MLEQLLSRENLLQALKRVEANKGSYGVDGMSVKSLREHIVQNWQTLRQAIEEGIYEPSPVRRVEIPKPGGGGVRLLGIPTVTDRMIQQAIAQVLTPLFDPEFSDHSYGFRPRRRGHDAVKKARAFMKEGYRFVVDLDLEKFFDRVNHDRLMMKISAKVKDKKVLLLIRKYLQSGVMENGLVNTTTEGTPQGGPLSPLLSNIVLDELDKELEKRGHRFVRYADDCNIYVKTPRAGERVKASVIRFIETRLKLKVNQAKSAVDRPWRRKFLGFSFSSDKEPKVRIAKQSLQKAKARIREITSRKKAMRMEERIQELNRYLMGWHGYFSLADTPSAFKAMDMWIRRRLRMCLWKQWKNPRTKVKRLISLGVPKDIAYEWGNTRKGYWRIAGSPILQRALNNQYWESNGLKSVLDRYNFLRNIS
- the mraY gene encoding phospho-N-acetylmuramoyl-pentapeptide-transferase, producing the protein MFGIMAISGLSFLLVAMFTPLLIWTLHRLGLTQPIRSELPADHQAKRGTPLMAGLVLLIGIAISLQFHPGSLMLLLCVTFLLFSSVGFLDDFKKAFWQNPSGITGRSKLVLQFIFTGTILYVLFHSFGLTSDIELFQGHNLQLPLYLYVGIILLFVVGSANAINFTDGLDGLLINVAIPTYFFFFMISDKPEVQTFSLVMIGCLLGLFLYNIYPARAFMGDTGSLAIGGSLSILAVIEKVELLLPILFFVYFAEQLSVILQVWYYKRTKLRLFRMAPIHFHFSLKYGWSENKIVMIFGFISWMSVLLCWLIWKYLMH
- a CDS encoding winged helix-turn-helix transcriptional regulator translates to MEPLVIFKALSNETRSQIMMWLKTPEEFFDEKPYLQQGLSFRIGICVGDIQAKAGLAQSVISSYLLTMQKAGLLESERIGKWTYYRRNEKTIQEFSEYIKQKL
- a CDS encoding MFS transporter yields the protein MKKINPLLIIILALGVFGIITTEMGIIGVLPQITQKFNITTSQTGWLVSIFALVVAISGPFLTLLASGINRKVILLTAVLIFAISNVVYAYTTMFEVMLIFRIIPAIFHPVFFSVALVTAAQLVPPEKSTKAVTKVFAGITVGFAFGVPLTSYLADKISLEIAFLFGAVVSIIAFLGIFAWLPSMPVKEKMSYGKQLGILRKPLLWLNIVTVIFIFAAMFSVYSYFAEYLGQVTHMNGSWISIMLMAFGIVMIFGNFLFGGLLHKSIPKTVIMFPLLYAVTYLFVYYLGSYFIPMVVIILIWGAVHSGGLIVSQAWLTTEAKEAPEFGNSLFISFSNLGITIGTSIGGWFISHSGIHELNWIGLMFSLLAFLTIIVKIKISKSSVVEVNVH
- a CDS encoding thermonuclease family protein — translated: MSKMYLVKICLAITLLLGIATGCTITEPSTPDQAPSITTSPSPKSDATAKNTEGDNRRLLDAKVTRVVDGDTMKLTIDGKKETIRLLLVDTPESVNPNIPEPQPFSIEASNYAKKMLTDKDVQIELDVSERDKYGRLLCYLYIDGKMFNELLLEQGYARVAYVFAPNTKYVDQFRAIQDKAREQGIGIWSIENYAQNNGFHVPKTK
- a CDS encoding NUDIX hydrolase, whose product is MSKYIMELRKLVGSRPLIMAGACVLLCNEQQLLLQRRTDNGCWGLPGGSMELGETLEEVARRELFEETGLQARGLELFDMFSGQELYYKYPNGDEVYNVVAAYLCTEFDGALKEDGIEVQEVRFFNYGELPSELSPPDVPVIKRFMDRFMK